CCGGCCGGGGAATCGCCGTGGCCCGGCAGATCCCAGCGGATCACCCGGTGCGTGACCGACAGCTCGGGCGCCACCTTGTCCCACAGCCTGGTGGAGGTGCCGAGGGAGGGGCCGAGCAGCAGCGGGGGCGCCGAAGTCGGGCCCTCCGCGCGGTGGTTGAGCAGCTTGTCAGTCAACGTCGCTCCAGGGCACGGTCGGTGAGGGCTCCGGCGGAGCCGGTGTAGTGGGTGGGGTCGGTGAGGTCCGCGAGGTCGACGTCCTTCAACTCCGGCTCCTCCGCGAGGAGTTCGCCCAGCGTTCGCCCCTCGGAGTACACCCGCTCTGCGGTCCGGGTGAGCAGTTCCCTGGCACGGGCCCGGCCCAGCACCGGCGCCAGCCCGGCCGCCAGCCGCTCGGAGACGATCAGCCCATGGGTGAGGTCCAGGTGACGGCGCATCGCGTCGGCGTCCACCCGGAGGCCCCCCGTGAGTTCCACCGCGTCCCGCGCGGCGCCCCCGACCAGCCGCAGCAGATCGCGCAACGGTTCCCACTCCGCGTGCCACGCCCCGGCCGGCCGTTCGTCCTCGGCGGCCAGCGCGCCGTACAGCGTCGCGGCCAGCTGCGGCGCCCGCCGGGCCGCCGCCGCGATCAGCGTGGACCGTACGGGGTTCGCCTTGTGCGGCATCGCCGACGAACCGCCCCCGCCGGCCTCGGCGACCTCCGCGATCTCCGTGCGGGCCAGGGTGAGCACGTCCACCGCGATCTTCCCCAGGGCCCCCGCGGTGAACGCCAGCGCCCCGGCCAGGTCCGCGACCGGGGTGCGCAGGGTGTGCCAGGGCAACTCCGGTGTGTGCAGGCCGAGTTCGCTGGCGTACGCGGCGCCCAGCGCGGCGGTGTCGGTCGCCCCGAACACGGTGAAGGCCGCCAAGGTGCCCGCCGCGCCCCCGAGTTGGGCGGGCACTGTCGCCCGGACGACCGCGAGCCGGTCCCTGGCGTCCAGGAGCAGCGAGCGCCAGCCCGCCGCCTTCAGCCCGAAGGTCGTGGGCACGGCGTGCTGGGTGAGGGTACGGCCGGGCATCGCGGTGTCCCGGTGCGCGGCGGCGAGCGCGGCGAGCGCGGACTCGGTGCGGCCGAGGTCGGCGAGGACGAGGTCCAGGGTGCGGGCGGCCACCAGCATCGCCGCCGTGTCCATGATGTCCTGGCTGGTCGCGCCCCGGTGGACGTACGGGCCGTACTCCGGGCCGACCGCCTTCGTGAGGTCGGCGACCAGCGGGATCACCGGGTTGCCGCCGGAGCGGGCACGGTCGGCCAGGGACCGTACGTCCAGGGCGGCCGAGTCCGCCGCCGAGGTCACCGCCGGACCGGCCGCGGCGGGGACCAGCCCCAGCGCGGCCTGGGCGCGGGTCAGCGCGGCCTCGGCGTCGAGCAGCGCCCGCAGCCAGGCGGTGTCGCTCGTCGCGGTCGCGGCCGGGGAGCCGGTCCACCCGGGGGCGAGCAGACCGGCGTCGGTGTCGGCAGACGTCACTGGAACTCCAGGAAGACCGTTTCGCCTTCGCCCTGAAGGCGGATGTCGAAACGGTAGGCGCCGGGGCCCCGCTCCTCGGCGATCAGTGTGCCCCGGCGCGCCTCGTCCACCCGGGAGAGCAGCGGGTCGGCGGCCAGCGCGGCCTCGTCGCCCGGCAGATAGATCCGGGTGAACAGATGGACGAGCAGGCCCCGCGCGAAGACGCAGACACTGAGGTAGGGCGCGCTCTGCCCGCGCGCGCCGGGCCGCAGCGTACGCGCCGTCCAGTGCCCGTTCGCGTCGGTCTGGATGCGCCCCCAGCCGGTGAACTCGACGCCGTTGCGGCCGAGGAAGCCGCCGCTCGCCGGGTCGCGCCGCATCGAGCCGTCGGTCCGGGAGAGGTTGCCGTCCGGGTCCGGGCCCCACAGCTCCAGGAAGGCGTCCGGCAGCGGGTCGCCCTCGCCGTCGAGGATGCGGCCCTGGAGGGAGATGGTGTCGGGGTGGCCGACGGGGGCGATGTCACCGCCGCCGGGGAAGGGCAGGGCGTGGCCGTAGAAGGGGCCGACCGTGTGCGACGGGGTCGGGAGCACCGTCTCGGGACGGCTGGTGTCGATCTTCGTCATGGCTGGTCAGCGCCCTTCTTCGATCCAGGTGGCCTGCGGGCCGTCGAGCACGATGTCCCAGGCGTAGCCCATCGAGAACTCCGGCACGGACAGGCTGTGGTCGTACGTCGCGACCAGCCGCTGCCGGGCGGCGTCGTCCGTCACC
The sequence above is drawn from the Streptomyces griseiscabiei genome and encodes:
- the pcaG gene encoding protocatechuate 3,4-dioxygenase subunit alpha, coding for MTKIDTSRPETVLPTPSHTVGPFYGHALPFPGGGDIAPVGHPDTISLQGRILDGEGDPLPDAFLELWGPDPDGNLSRTDGSMRRDPASGGFLGRNGVEFTGWGRIQTDANGHWTARTLRPGARGQSAPYLSVCVFARGLLVHLFTRIYLPGDEAALAADPLLSRVDEARRGTLIAEERGPGAYRFDIRLQGEGETVFLEFQ
- the pcaB gene encoding 3-carboxy-cis,cis-muconate cycloisomerase — encoded protein: MTSADTDAGLLAPGWTGSPAATATSDTAWLRALLDAEAALTRAQAALGLVPAAAGPAVTSAADSAALDVRSLADRARSGGNPVIPLVADLTKAVGPEYGPYVHRGATSQDIMDTAAMLVAARTLDLVLADLGRTESALAALAAAHRDTAMPGRTLTQHAVPTTFGLKAAGWRSLLLDARDRLAVVRATVPAQLGGAAGTLAAFTVFGATDTAALGAAYASELGLHTPELPWHTLRTPVADLAGALAFTAGALGKIAVDVLTLARTEIAEVAEAGGGGSSAMPHKANPVRSTLIAAAARRAPQLAATLYGALAAEDERPAGAWHAEWEPLRDLLRLVGGAARDAVELTGGLRVDADAMRRHLDLTHGLIVSERLAAGLAPVLGRARARELLTRTAERVYSEGRTLGELLAEEPELKDVDLADLTDPTHYTGSAGALTDRALERR